Within Acidimicrobiales bacterium, the genomic segment TCGTAGCCTGCCTCCTGCGCCCACGCCGCGACCTGGCCGTACTGGACGCACATATCCTTCACGTCATGGTCGACATGACGTGCACGGGGATGCCCCGAAAGGCCGGTCGCAACACCCATGGGACAGGCGAGGCCACCAGTATCGCACCTTCCCGGTTCGACGCGTAGGGCTCGTGCCACGCCTCCATTGCGAAGACCCCACCGTGGCCGAGCTGGATGAAGATGGCCGCCCCTTCGCTGTGGACAGCCGAGACCATCGGCTCCAGGCGAAGCATCTTCTGCCGGGTGTCGACACATGTCATTCCAGGTGACGTGCGACCTTCCGGGAGGATGCACGACGACCCTTGGATGATGAGTCCCACCCCGCGTCTGGCGTTGTCGACGAACTGCTGGGCGTAGGCATCTGCCGCGTCGTCGCCGTCGCCTGCCCCTTCGAGCACGGGCGCGCGATACAAACGGTTGCGGACAGTGATACGTCCGATGGCCAGGGGAGTATGTAGAACCGACAACGTCACAACCGTACCTCGAGGTGATCTACGAGCCCGGACGCGACTCTTGGGACGCTGACTCTCAGTGGCGTCGGACCAGCCGAAGGCCGGAACGGCCGGCCGGCAGGTCGGCTCCGGCCACGGTCATGTCGCACCCGGGGACTGCTTGCGGCGTGGCGCAGTACGTGAAGGCGGTGGCGCACCAATCGTCCGACCGCTCGTAGAGGCAGAAGGACCCGCTCGCCATGTCGATCAGGCCTTCGCCCGCCAGGCGGTGGCTCCTGGTGAACGCCTCGGATTCGGCATCGCCCGCCGGAAAGAAAGCCGAGCCGATCTGCTGGACGGTCACGCGCAGACGGTCCCGGAACACGACGGGATCCGAGACGTGCCAGCGGTAGAAGGACACGAGGCGGTGGTGCTCGTCGGGGCCGTCCCCCGCGGCCCATACCGCCGCTCCGCTCTCCGGAGTCGAGAATGTCCCGAGCCCCCAGGCCGAGTCGAGATAGTCCTCGGTCCCCGTACCGCACACGGTGGGGTGGTCGGTGTCGGAGTCGATGTACATCTTGACCTCACCCTCGCCCCACCACCGCGACGGCTCGAGGACCCGGACACCACCCGTCCACCCGAGGAACCGGCCCGGGCCGCGCAGCTCTCCCGCGACCGTGAAATCCCGGCCCAGCTCCGTGGGGTTTTCCCTACGGAATGATCCGTGCAGATAGCCCGTCTCGGGCTCGAGGGGGCCGGCCAGCACGTCCGCCTGGTAATACAGGACCACCGGCAGGTCGGAACGGTTCTCCCAGTCCAGCACCGCAGCTTCGCCGAAGGGCATCGGGACTCGTGAGCTGAAGCCGCGCCCTTCGTTGATTGCTGTCAACGCGGAGGCGTAAGGAACACGCATCCCGTGTGCGGCGCCAAAGAAGTCTCCCGCTGGAACGCTGACGGACGGAGCGGGTTCTCCGTCGTAGAAGACCTCGATCAGCTGGGCCCGAACCACGGCGGGAGAGGTGGGGCCGGCTGCCGAGGCGAATGTCGCCCACAAGTGCGTGATACGACCGGGCCCGCCGACGTCAAGCAGCCGGACCCGCTCGCCGGGGCGGATTATCCGGTTGGCCGCGCCCTTGCGTCCTGCTGCTGCGCGTCCAGCGGCGCCCGCCTCCGCCGTCGGGTTCTCGAAGCTGGCGGACCGGTTGGAGTGTGCTGGCAACAACCGGGCCGGATCGGTGGCCATATGGCCGCACGGTACCTGCTTACCCGCCGGTCTTCTCGTAATCCTTGACCCGGGCCCGCATCAGCTCCCGGAGGAGCTTGGTTGGTAGCGGGCGGTCATAGGGCAGCTTGATGAAGCCTGCTCCCGCCTCGTAGCCGGCGGCCTCGACTGCGGCCCGCCGACTGACAAAGAACGACGGAGAGAACCGGAGCGAGCAGTGGTTCTTGAAGTTCTGCAACATCCACAGGTTGGCCTTCTCGCCTCGGATGTAGGTGGGAAGATTCCACCTCAGCTCTTCCCGTGCCATTGAGTCGGCCTTGCGGCTCAGCGCCCTCAGGGTCTCGAGGTGCGGCCGCTGCGCATCAC encodes:
- a CDS encoding glycoside hydrolase family 172 protein, with product MATDPARLLPAHSNRSASFENPTAEAGAAGRAAAGRKGAANRIIRPGERVRLLDVGGPGRITHLWATFASAAGPTSPAVVRAQLIEVFYDGEPAPSVSVPAGDFFGAAHGMRVPYASALTAINEGRGFSSRVPMPFGEAAVLDWENRSDLPVVLYYQADVLAGPLEPETGYLHGSFRRENPTELGRDFTVAGELRGPGRFLGWTGGVRVLEPSRWWGEGEVKMYIDSDTDHPTVCGTGTEDYLDSAWGLGTFSTPESGAAVWAAGDGPDEHHRLVSFYRWHVSDPVVFRDRLRVTVQQIGSAFFPAGDAESEAFTRSHRLAGEGLIDMASGSFCLYERSDDWCATAFTYCATPQAVPGCDMTVAGADLPAGRSGLRLVRRH
- a CDS encoding DUF1801 domain-containing protein; its protein translation is MPKRTSVDDFFTRLGDAQRPHLETLRALSRKADSMAREELRWNLPTYIRGEKANLWMLQNFKNHCSLRFSPSFFVSRRAAVEAAGYEAGAGFIKLPYDRPLPTKLLRELMRARVKDYEKTGG